ATCGAGGAACCAGCAAGGTGATATCTGTTGCTACCACAAACTCGAGAGACTTGAGGAACACATTGCCATCACTTACTGATGATGATGCTGCTAGGGTAATAGGCAAATTGATTGCAGAGCGATCAAAAGAAGCTGATGTCTACGCCAT
This genomic interval from Solanum stenotomum isolate F172 unplaced genomic scaffold, ASM1918654v1 scaffold26608, whole genome shotgun sequence contains the following:
- the LOC125851514 gene encoding uncharacterized protein LOC125851514 — protein: AAKKPNRKSWKQRTDMYLRPFLLNVFFSKRFIHAKVMHRGTSKVISVATTNSRDLRNTLPSLTDDDAARVIGKLIAERSKEADVYAIAYEPGKNER